A stretch of Girardinichthys multiradiatus isolate DD_20200921_A chromosome 20, DD_fGirMul_XY1, whole genome shotgun sequence DNA encodes these proteins:
- the kif17 gene encoding kinesin-like protein KIF17 isoform X1, which produces MGSESVKVVVRCRPLNDRERALSSKMVLSMDVHRCQCFIKRSRTVDEPPKQFTFDGTYYINQSTEQLYNEIAYPLIEGVTEGYNGTIFAYGQTGSGKSFTMQGVSEPEAQKGVIPRAFEHIFESIQCAENTKFLVRASYLEIYNEEIRDLLGNDTKQRLELKEHPERGVYVRDLTMHTVHSVGECESIMEQGWRNRAVGCTLMNKESSRSHSIFTIHLEICNTDAAGQDHIRAGKLNLVDLAGSERQSKTGATGERLREATKINLSLSALGNVISALVDGRSKYIPYRDSKLTRLLQDSLGGNTRTLMIACLSPADNNYEESLSTLRYANRAKSIQNRPRINEDPKDALLREYQEEIKKLRALISGQLGTFDLSALLSGQPTAALSRLQPSTNEAKKEKIKEEYEEKLAKLQAEYNAEQESKAKLQADITALRCSYESKLSNLEKAQASRGSCDSKNVSSCCVAEDGEKDHTPNTDYISLCTTTSPRKLDVSCAEVSVQNDPDGSELTDSDDTNSNEPLDQKHVLESCCLSRLQILEQEVIGGEQARNKELQQRHRQRRQFADQRKAQLIHALSEDTEESENVLFSVYNSIQEEVHAKSQILSKVQSKLKAAKLEIRDLQAEFELERNGYLANIRQLERERQLLNSLLERMVPLVRRDCNYSNLDRVRKEAVWDDDSATWKLPDVMVQKTTLPSGVSPKPSPRRGSGCDHAESFMQVEEDRYKEMLGRSDSENIANNYFKSRRASQLLGGDASKDHVGYQSVNGSKMNPPPRSDTVLPRPFRLESLEVSVSNGKVKRRKGKSHTFSEGT; this is translated from the exons ATGGGTTCAGAGTCAGTGAAGGTGGTGGTGAGGTGCAGGCCCCTAAATGACAGGGAAAGGGCTCTCAGCTCCAAGATGGTGCTGTCTATGGATGTGCACCGGTGCCAATGCTTCATTAAAAGGTCCAGGACAGTGGATGAACCACCCAAACAGTTCACTTTTGATGGGACCTACTACATTAATCAATCTACTGAACAGCTGTACAACGAGATTGCTTATCCTTTGATTGAG GGTGTTACTGAGGGATACAATGGCACAATTTTTGCCTACGGGCAAACTGGAAGTGGCAAATCTTTCACCATGCAGGGTGTGTCTGAGCCTGAAGCCCAGAAAGGTGTGATACCACGAGCTTTTGAACACATCTTCGAGAGCATTCAG TgtgctgaaaacacaaaattccttgTGAGGGCCTCTTACCTGGAGATTTACAATGAAGAAATAAGAGACCTTTTGGGAAACGACACCAAACAGAGACTTGag CTGAAAGAGCACCCGGAGCGTGGGGTCTATGTGCGGGACCTCACCATGCACACGGTGCACAGTGTGGGGGAGTGTGAAAGCATCATGGAGCAAGGCTGGAGGAACCGGGCAGTGGGCTGCACACTGATGAACAAAGAGTCCTCACGGTCCCACTCCATCTTCACCATCCACTTGGAGATCTGCAACACTG ATGCAGCTGGCCAGGACCATATACGAGCAGGAAAACTTAACCTTGTAGACCTCGCAGGAAGTGAGCGTCAGTCTAAGACTGGTGCCACTGGAGAGCGACTCCGTGAGGCCACGAAGATCAATCTCTCCCTCTCAGCCCTGGGCAATGTCATCTCTGCCCTGGTTGATGGCCGCTCCAAATACATCCCCTACCGGGACTCCAAGCTGACAAGACTGCTGCAGGACTCTCTGGGAGGAAACACACGAACCTTGATGATCGCCTGTCTCTCGCCTGCTGATAACAACTATGAGGAGAGCCTGAGCACTCTGCGCTACGCAAACCGGGCCAAAAGTATTCAGAACAGACCTCGAATCAATGAAGACCCTAAGGATGCTTTGCTCCGAGAGTATCAGGAGGAGATCAAGAAGTTACGGGCCCTCATCTCAGGCCAACTTGGCACCTTTGACCTTTCAG cTCTTCTGTCAGGTCAGCCCACAGCTGCTCTTTCAAGATTGCAACCCAGCACTAATGAAGCAAAGAAGGAAAAGATTAAAGAG GAGTACGAAGAGAAGCTGGCAAAGTTGCAGGCTGAGTACAATGCAGAGCAAGAGTCCAAAGCAAAGCTGCAGGCAGACATTACTGCTCTGCGGTGTTCATATGAATCAAAGCTGTCTAATTTGGAAAAGGCCCAAGCCAGCAGGGGGAGCTGTGACTCTAAGAATG TGAGCTCCTGCTGTGTAGCCGAAGATGGTGAGAAAGATCATACCCCCAACACTGATTACATCAGCCTCTGTACAACTACTTCACCAAGAAAG CTGGATGTGTCTTGTGCTGAAGTCAGTGTCCAAAACGATCCGGATGGAAGCGAGCTCACAGACTCAGATGATACAAACTCAAACGAGCCTCTGGACCAGAAACATGTTCTGGAGAG TTGTTGTCTTTCAAGACTACAGATACTGGAACAGGAGGTAATTGGAGGGGAGCAGGCAAGGAACAAAGAGTTACAGCAGAGACATCGGCAGAGGAGGCAGTTCGCTGATCAGCGAAAGGCCCAGCTCATCCACGCACTGTCAGAAGACACTGAGGAGAGTGAAAATGTGTTATTCAGTGTGTACAATTCAATCCAGGAAGAGGTTCATGCCAAAAGCCAGATACTGTCCAAAGTCCAGAGTAAG CTGAAAGCAGCCAAACTGGAGATTCGCGACCTGCAGGCAGAGTTTGAGCTGGAGAGGAACGGTTATTTGGCAAACATTCGCCAACTTGAGAGGGAACGCCAGCTGCTGAACAGCCTGCTTGAGCGTATGGTGCCACTAGTGCGCCGAGACTGCAACTACAGCAACCTGGACCGTGTGAGGAAAGAAGCTGTTTGGGATGATGATAGCGCCACCTGGAAGCTGCCAGATGTGATGGTGCAGAAAACAACACTACCTTCAG GAGTGTCTCCAAAGCCTTCACCTCGCAGAGGCTCAGGTTGTGATCATGCAGAGTCGTTTATG CAGGTTGAAGAGGACAGATACAAGGAAATGCTGGGTCGCAGTGACAGCGAGAATATCGCCAACAACTACTTTAAATCAAGGAGAGCCAGTCAGCTGCTGGGCGGTGATGCTTCTAAAGATCACG TAGGCTATCAGTCTGTGAACGGTTCCAAGATGAACCCCCCTCCCAGATCAGACACCGTCCTGCCTCGGCCTTTTCGTCTAGAGTCTCTGGAAGTCTCTGTGTCCAACGGGAAGGTAAAGCGCAGAAAAGGCAAGTCTCACACCTTTAGTGAAGGGACATGA
- the kif17 gene encoding kinesin-like protein KIF17 isoform X2: MGSESVKVVVRCRPLNDRERALSSKMVLSMDVHRCQCFIKRSRTVDEPPKQFTFDGTYYINQSTEQLYNEIAYPLIEGVTEGYNGTIFAYGQTGSGKSFTMQGVSEPEAQKGVIPRAFEHIFESIQCAENTKFLVRASYLEIYNEEIRDLLGNDTKQRLELKEHPERGVYVRDLTMHTVHSVGECESIMEQGWRNRAVGCTLMNKESSRSHSIFTIHLEICNTDAAGQDHIRAGKLNLVDLAGSERQSKTGATGERLREATKINLSLSALGNVISALVDGRSKYIPYRDSKLTRLLQDSLGGNTRTLMIACLSPADNNYEESLSTLRYANRAKSIQNRPRINEDPKDALLREYQEEIKKLRALISGQLGTFDLSALLSGQPTAALSRLQPSTNEAKKEKIKEEYEEKLAKLQAEYNAEQESKAKLQADITALRCSYESKLSNLEKAQASRGSCDSKNVSSCCVAEDGEKDHTPNTDYISLCTTTSPRKLDVSCAEVSVQNDPDGSELTDSDDTNSNEPLDQKHVLESCCLSRLQILEQEVIGGEQARNKELQQRHRQRRQFADQRKAQLIHALSEDTEESENVLFSVYNSIQEEVHAKSQILSKVQSKLKAAKLEIRDLQAEFELERNGYLANIRQLERERQLLNSLLERMVPLVRRDCNYSNLDRVRKEAVWDDDSATWKLPDVMVQKTTLPSGVSPKPSPRRGSGCDHAESFMQVEEDRYKEMLGRSDSENIANNYFKSRRASQLLGGDASKDHGYQSVNGSKMNPPPRSDTVLPRPFRLESLEVSVSNGKVKRRKGKSHTFSEGT, encoded by the exons ATGGGTTCAGAGTCAGTGAAGGTGGTGGTGAGGTGCAGGCCCCTAAATGACAGGGAAAGGGCTCTCAGCTCCAAGATGGTGCTGTCTATGGATGTGCACCGGTGCCAATGCTTCATTAAAAGGTCCAGGACAGTGGATGAACCACCCAAACAGTTCACTTTTGATGGGACCTACTACATTAATCAATCTACTGAACAGCTGTACAACGAGATTGCTTATCCTTTGATTGAG GGTGTTACTGAGGGATACAATGGCACAATTTTTGCCTACGGGCAAACTGGAAGTGGCAAATCTTTCACCATGCAGGGTGTGTCTGAGCCTGAAGCCCAGAAAGGTGTGATACCACGAGCTTTTGAACACATCTTCGAGAGCATTCAG TgtgctgaaaacacaaaattccttgTGAGGGCCTCTTACCTGGAGATTTACAATGAAGAAATAAGAGACCTTTTGGGAAACGACACCAAACAGAGACTTGag CTGAAAGAGCACCCGGAGCGTGGGGTCTATGTGCGGGACCTCACCATGCACACGGTGCACAGTGTGGGGGAGTGTGAAAGCATCATGGAGCAAGGCTGGAGGAACCGGGCAGTGGGCTGCACACTGATGAACAAAGAGTCCTCACGGTCCCACTCCATCTTCACCATCCACTTGGAGATCTGCAACACTG ATGCAGCTGGCCAGGACCATATACGAGCAGGAAAACTTAACCTTGTAGACCTCGCAGGAAGTGAGCGTCAGTCTAAGACTGGTGCCACTGGAGAGCGACTCCGTGAGGCCACGAAGATCAATCTCTCCCTCTCAGCCCTGGGCAATGTCATCTCTGCCCTGGTTGATGGCCGCTCCAAATACATCCCCTACCGGGACTCCAAGCTGACAAGACTGCTGCAGGACTCTCTGGGAGGAAACACACGAACCTTGATGATCGCCTGTCTCTCGCCTGCTGATAACAACTATGAGGAGAGCCTGAGCACTCTGCGCTACGCAAACCGGGCCAAAAGTATTCAGAACAGACCTCGAATCAATGAAGACCCTAAGGATGCTTTGCTCCGAGAGTATCAGGAGGAGATCAAGAAGTTACGGGCCCTCATCTCAGGCCAACTTGGCACCTTTGACCTTTCAG cTCTTCTGTCAGGTCAGCCCACAGCTGCTCTTTCAAGATTGCAACCCAGCACTAATGAAGCAAAGAAGGAAAAGATTAAAGAG GAGTACGAAGAGAAGCTGGCAAAGTTGCAGGCTGAGTACAATGCAGAGCAAGAGTCCAAAGCAAAGCTGCAGGCAGACATTACTGCTCTGCGGTGTTCATATGAATCAAAGCTGTCTAATTTGGAAAAGGCCCAAGCCAGCAGGGGGAGCTGTGACTCTAAGAATG TGAGCTCCTGCTGTGTAGCCGAAGATGGTGAGAAAGATCATACCCCCAACACTGATTACATCAGCCTCTGTACAACTACTTCACCAAGAAAG CTGGATGTGTCTTGTGCTGAAGTCAGTGTCCAAAACGATCCGGATGGAAGCGAGCTCACAGACTCAGATGATACAAACTCAAACGAGCCTCTGGACCAGAAACATGTTCTGGAGAG TTGTTGTCTTTCAAGACTACAGATACTGGAACAGGAGGTAATTGGAGGGGAGCAGGCAAGGAACAAAGAGTTACAGCAGAGACATCGGCAGAGGAGGCAGTTCGCTGATCAGCGAAAGGCCCAGCTCATCCACGCACTGTCAGAAGACACTGAGGAGAGTGAAAATGTGTTATTCAGTGTGTACAATTCAATCCAGGAAGAGGTTCATGCCAAAAGCCAGATACTGTCCAAAGTCCAGAGTAAG CTGAAAGCAGCCAAACTGGAGATTCGCGACCTGCAGGCAGAGTTTGAGCTGGAGAGGAACGGTTATTTGGCAAACATTCGCCAACTTGAGAGGGAACGCCAGCTGCTGAACAGCCTGCTTGAGCGTATGGTGCCACTAGTGCGCCGAGACTGCAACTACAGCAACCTGGACCGTGTGAGGAAAGAAGCTGTTTGGGATGATGATAGCGCCACCTGGAAGCTGCCAGATGTGATGGTGCAGAAAACAACACTACCTTCAG GAGTGTCTCCAAAGCCTTCACCTCGCAGAGGCTCAGGTTGTGATCATGCAGAGTCGTTTATG CAGGTTGAAGAGGACAGATACAAGGAAATGCTGGGTCGCAGTGACAGCGAGAATATCGCCAACAACTACTTTAAATCAAGGAGAGCCAGTCAGCTGCTGGGCGGTGATGCTTCTAAAGATCACG GCTATCAGTCTGTGAACGGTTCCAAGATGAACCCCCCTCCCAGATCAGACACCGTCCTGCCTCGGCCTTTTCGTCTAGAGTCTCTGGAAGTCTCTGTGTCCAACGGGAAGGTAAAGCGCAGAAAAGGCAAGTCTCACACCTTTAGTGAAGGGACATGA